The Triticum dicoccoides isolate Atlit2015 ecotype Zavitan chromosome 6A, WEW_v2.0, whole genome shotgun sequence genome has a window encoding:
- the LOC119316300 gene encoding protein transport protein Sec61 subunit gamma-like: protein MDAVDSVVDPLREFAKDSVRLVKRCHKPDRKEFTKVAIRTAIGFVVMGFVGFFVKLIFIPINNIIVGSG, encoded by the exons ATGGACGCCGTGGACTCCGTGGTCGACCCGCTCCGGGAGTTCGCCAAGGACAGCGTCCGCCTCGTCAAGCGCTGCCACAAGCCCGACCGAAAGG AGTTCACCAAGGTGGCCATTCGGACGGCCATCGGGTTCGTCGTCATGGGCTTCGTCGGGTTCTTCGTCAAGCTCATCTTCATCCCCATCAACAACATCATCGTCGGGTCCGGCTGA
- the LOC119316299 gene encoding protein CYPRO4-like: protein MGGSHSREDHDLSDSDDDDTSSRASDASSDFSTPPPASASASRAARAATPASVVDDIDHHLRNLQLKYSEPISPNPSPAPNPGASASASAVNAVKLYLHIGGSTAAARWVNSERLAAVSFVRSGEGASDPDEDDEPTGPWFLVVGSKIRAKVGPELQLKTFPLQRRVDFVADGVWALKFLHADGYGHFNAKYQSCLFENSYGVEATDEGRAKVFGKEFAAWARPECGDESIWEDASDAFSPAPKGSPMPARSPMLRPLMEDFREFEEPVEEGDGNIQSLALGALDNSFLVGDSGIHVVKNFEHGIHGKGVSVKISGGGTNFTTPKKALLMRAETNMLLMSPATDGKPHAKGVHQLDIETGKVVSQWKFGKDGADINMRDITNDSKGAQMDASESTFLGLDDNRLCRWDMRDRHGIVQNLASSMESPVLEWTQGHQFSRGTNFQCFASTGDGSIVVGSLDGKIRLYSKSSMRMAKTAFPGLGSPITHVDVTYDGKWILGTTDTYLVLICTIFIDKDGKEKTGFGGRMGNRIAAPRLLKLSPLHSHLAGDNSKFREGRFSWVTDNGKQERHLVTTVGRYSVVWNFLQVKNSHHECYKNQEGLKSCYCYKVIPKDESIVASRFMHEKYDVSDCPEAPLVVATPMKVTSFSVSSQR from the exons CCTCTCCGACTCCGACGACGACGACACCTCCTCCCGCGCCTCCGACGCCTCCTCCGACTTCTCCACCCCTccccccgcctccgcctccgcctccagagcCGCCAGAGCGGCGACCCCGGCCTCCGTCGTCGACGACATCGACCACCACCTCCGCAACCTCCAACTCAAGTACTCCGAGCCCATCTCCccgaaccctagccccgccccCAACCCCGGCGCCTCCGCCTCCGCTTCCGCCGTCAATGCGGTCAAGCTGTACCTCCACATAGGCGGCTCCACGGCCGCCGCCCGCTGGGTGAACTCCGAGCGCCTCGCCGCCGTGTCCTTCGTCCGCTCAGGCGAGGGCGCCTCCGACCCCGACGAGGACGACGAGCCCACCGGGCCGTGGTTCCTCGTCGTGGGCTCCAAGATCCGGGCCAAGGTCGGGCCCGAGCTGCAGCTCAAGACCTTCCCCTTGCAGCGGCGCGTCGACTTCGTGGCCGACGGCGTCTGGGCGCTCAAGTTCCTGCACGCCGACGGCTACGGCCACTTCAACGCCAAGTACCAGAGCTGCCTGTTCGAGAACAGCTACGGCGTCGAGGCCACCGACGAGGGCCGCGCCAAGGTGTTTGGGAAGGAGTTTGCTGCGTGGGCGCGCCCAGAGTGTGGCGATGAGTCCATCTGGGAGGACGCCAGTGATGCTTTCTCGCCAGCCCCCAAGGGCAGCCCGATGCCTGCACGGAGCCCGATGTTGAGACCTCTGATGGAGGATTTCAGGGAATTTGAGGAGCCTGTGGAGGAGGGTGATGGTAACATACAGAGCCTTGCGCTGGGCGCTCTTGACAACAGCTTCCTTGTTGGTGATTCAGGCATTCACGTGGTCAAGAACTTTGAGCACGGCATACACGGGAAGGGTGTCTCTGTGAAGATCTCTGGAGGGGGAACAAACTTCACCACACCAAAGAAAGCACTTCTGATGCGTGCTGAGACTAACATGCTCCTGATGAGCCCAGCAACTGATGGGAAGCCACATGCCAAGGGGGTGCATCAGCTTGACATTGAGACAGGGAAGGTGGTCTCACAATGGAAGTTCGGGAAGGATGGAGCTGACATTAACATGAGGGATATCACTAATGATAGCAAGGGCGCACAGATGGATGCGTCTGAATCCACATTCCTGGGACTAGATGACAACCGGTTGTGCCGGTGGGATATGAGGGATAGACATGGAATAGTGCAGAACTTGGCTAGTTCAATGGAGTCCCCAGTGTTGGAATGGACCCAGGGGCATCAGTTCTCCAGGGGAACAAACTTCCAGTGCTTTGCATCAACTGGTGATGGGTCCATCGTGGTAGGCTCGTTGGATGGGAAAATTCGGTTGTACTCAAAGAGCTCTATGAGGATGGCGAAGACGGCCTTCCCAGGGCTGGGTTCACCAATTACTCACGTGGATGTGACGTACGATGGGAAGTGGATACTGGGAACCACTGATACCTATCTGGTACTCATATGCACCATTTTCATTGACAAGGATGGGAAGGAGAAGACAGGATTTGGTGGAAGAATGGGGAACCGAATTGCTGCACCAAGACTGCTCAAGCTCAGCCCACTCCACTCTCATCTTGCAGGGGACAACAGCAAGTTTCGTGAGGGCAGGTTTTCATGG GTCACGGATAACGGCAAGCAGGAGAGGCATCTCGTGACGACCGTGGGGAGGTACAGCGTGGTGTGGAACTTCCTCCAGGTGAAGAACAGCCACCATGAGTGCTACAAGAACCAGGAGGGGCTCAAGAGTTGCTACTGCTACAAAGTGATCCCCAAGGACGAGTCCATCGTGGCCAGTCGCTTCATGCACGAGAAGTACGACGTGAGCGACTGCCCCGAGGCACCTCTGGTCGTCGCGACCCCCATGAAGGTCACCTCCTTCAGCGTGTCTAGCCAGCGCTAG